A single Halarcobacter anaerophilus DNA region contains:
- a CDS encoding sensor histidine kinase: protein MNETSRLLKNSFSKKNIIIALIIFTAIFLVSTYVFIHFDTFDKFYEYTREHEDWELDELILGIFAFFISLSFSLFYLSYTFGKKVVEFTKNEIEQQKRVQASQKLQSMGSMLGGLAHSLNNHLVPIITLSKILKDDIPKNNPSHDDISKVLEASYGLRDILKQVLNFTRADNSNLTNSCQIDETLENALNLAKTTVPSSIKFESEIEKSGLIIPISRINIEIIIFNLITNAIHALENKKAGFIKTTLKVLEDKSKIVIKVRDNGCGISKEKSDLIFDPFFTTKEQGKGTGLGLSETFGIIKSAKGTIKVDSKENEFTEFTLEIPTIREY from the coding sequence ATGAATGAAACTTCCCGTTTACTAAAAAATTCGTTCTCCAAAAAAAATATTATAATTGCCTTAATAATCTTTACGGCAATATTTCTAGTCTCAACTTATGTTTTTATTCATTTTGATACTTTTGACAAATTTTATGAATATACAAGAGAACATGAAGATTGGGAGTTAGATGAGCTGATACTTGGAATATTTGCCTTTTTTATCTCTCTGTCTTTTTCACTTTTTTATCTAAGTTATACTTTTGGAAAAAAAGTTGTTGAATTTACAAAAAATGAGATTGAACAGCAAAAAAGAGTACAGGCAAGTCAAAAACTTCAATCTATGGGTAGTATGTTAGGAGGACTTGCACACTCTCTTAATAATCATCTTGTGCCTATAATTACTCTAAGTAAAATACTTAAAGATGATATTCCAAAAAACAATCCCAGCCATGATGATATCTCAAAAGTATTGGAAGCCAGCTATGGATTAAGAGATATTTTAAAACAGGTATTAAACTTCACAAGAGCAGATAACTCTAACCTGACAAATAGCTGTCAGATTGACGAAACCCTGGAAAATGCACTAAACCTTGCAAAAACTACAGTTCCAAGTTCAATAAAGTTTGAAAGTGAAATTGAAAAAAGCGGCTTGATTATCCCCATTTCAAGAATAAATATTGAAATTATTATATTCAATCTTATTACCAATGCAATACACGCTTTAGAGAATAAAAAAGCAGGCTTTATAAAAACCACTTTAAAAGTATTGGAAGACAAAAGTAAAATTGTTATAAAAGTAAGAGACAACGGCTGCGGCATAAGTAAAGAAAAAAGTGACCTGATTTTTGATCCTTTTTTTACCACCAAAGAGCAAGGAAAAGGAACAGGGCTAGGTCTTTCGGAAACTTTCGGCATAATAAAAAGTGCAAAAGGAACTATCAAAGTAGATTCAAAAGAGAATGAATTTACTGAATTCACACTTGAAATCCCAACAATAAGAGAGTATTAG
- a CDS encoding N-6 DNA methylase: protein MNNIEMKLNKLIDTIRKDTGINSIMDAMEQLSAILLLQYFYEVVLKDTHKEKNRKTFKNLFYNWDYFNNAKNKTDFLKFKDILQTLFINEKNSYIKSATWDKINSILNDIPLRIRSAKILEILLSYMEDIEFDESLAEVYDKLLLKMTNESIASGAFYTPKAIVNAMVKVIEPSYRDLIYDPSLGSGGFLIEAQKSILDNNCQKSIQVYGQDKSPFAILLASLNLQLNNMDINNILEGDPLVDYNDLQFDIILSNVPFGKVPDSTKYRDNYEEHFLNFETMFLKDIMKKLSLGGKSAVIVPEGLLFNSNNEFLNLRYELLTKYNLHSIVSLPSGIFLPYSAIKVSILFFDNTNIGNDIWFYEVQTDKPLTKSNKIKEQDFKEVIELFSQRVESENSCLVKKEDILNKKGLNLTIELPRKEDKLNSFKTSDEIKYIKDKKEDFEKLVFEFTNLIEENKKANFRETMLLKELCTIKSGKPLIKNEIKTKGKYPVYGGNGIMGYYDKYTHEGDNIIIGRVGAYCGNVHFIKGPVWLTNNAFSIIINSSIEIYLPYLTHTLRSLNLNKLARGSAQPAISYEKIKDIEISLPSYEQQVELANWFDEIQNKEKEIEELLKIQKNKFSELKNYMIISKSIGNN from the coding sequence ATGAATAATATAGAAATGAAATTAAATAAATTAATCGATACAATACGAAAAGATACTGGTATTAACAGTATTATGGATGCAATGGAACAATTATCTGCTATTTTACTTTTACAATATTTTTATGAAGTTGTTTTAAAAGATACACACAAAGAAAAAAATAGAAAAACTTTTAAAAATTTGTTTTATAATTGGGACTATTTTAATAATGCTAAAAATAAAACTGATTTCTTAAAATTTAAAGATATATTACAAACTCTTTTTATAAATGAAAAAAATAGTTATATAAAAAGTGCCACTTGGGATAAAATCAACTCTATTTTAAATGACATACCTTTAAGGATACGTTCTGCTAAGATTTTAGAAATTTTATTATCATATATGGAGGATATTGAGTTTGATGAAAGTCTAGCTGAAGTTTATGATAAATTACTTCTAAAAATGACAAATGAATCAATTGCTTCAGGGGCTTTCTATACTCCAAAAGCAATTGTAAATGCTATGGTTAAAGTAATTGAACCATCTTATAGAGACTTAATCTATGATCCCTCTCTAGGTAGTGGTGGATTTCTTATTGAAGCACAAAAAAGTATATTGGATAATAACTGTCAAAAGTCTATACAAGTTTATGGACAAGATAAATCTCCTTTTGCAATTTTACTTGCTTCGCTAAATTTACAATTAAATAATATGGATATTAATAATATATTAGAAGGTGATCCATTAGTAGACTACAATGATTTACAGTTTGATATTATTTTATCAAATGTACCATTTGGAAAAGTTCCGGATAGTACTAAATATAGAGATAATTATGAAGAACATTTTTTAAATTTTGAAACAATGTTTTTAAAAGATATAATGAAAAAACTTTCTCTGGGTGGTAAATCAGCAGTAATTGTACCAGAGGGACTTTTATTTAATTCAAATAATGAGTTCTTAAACCTTAGATATGAACTTTTAACAAAGTATAATTTACATTCTATAGTAAGTTTACCCTCAGGTATTTTTTTACCTTATTCTGCAATTAAAGTAAGTATTTTATTCTTTGATAATACCAATATAGGAAATGATATTTGGTTTTATGAAGTTCAAACAGATAAGCCTTTAACTAAATCTAATAAAATTAAAGAACAAGATTTTAAAGAAGTTATAGAGTTGTTCTCACAAAGAGTAGAGAGTGAAAACTCTTGTTTAGTAAAAAAGGAAGATATTTTAAATAAAAAAGGATTAAATCTTACGATAGAACTTCCAAGAAAAGAAGATAAACTTAATAGTTTCAAAACCTCCGATGAAATAAAATATATAAAAGATAAAAAAGAGGATTTTGAAAAATTAGTGTTTGAGTTTACAAATTTAATTGAAGAAAATAAAAAAGCTAACTTTAGAGAAACAATGCTTTTAAAGGAACTATGTACTATAAAATCAGGTAAACCGCTAATAAAAAATGAAATAAAAACAAAAGGTAAATACCCTGTATACGGGGGGAATGGCATTATGGGGTATTATGATAAATATACGCATGAAGGTGATAATATAATTATAGGTAGAGTTGGGGCTTATTGTGGTAATGTGCACTTCATTAAAGGGCCAGTATGGCTTACAAATAATGCTTTTAGTATAATTATAAATTCATCAATTGAAATATATTTACCTTATTTAACTCATACATTAAGAAGCCTAAATTTAAATAAATTGGCAAGAGGTTCTGCACAACCTGCTATATCTTATGAAAAGATTAAAGATATAGAGATAAGCCTACCATCTTATGAACAACAAGTAGAATTAGCTAATTGGTTTGATGAAATTCAAAATAAAGAAAAAGAAATAGAAGAATTACTTAAAATACAAAAAAATAAATTTAGTGAATTAAAAAATTATATGATTATAAGTAAATCTATTGGAAATAATTAA
- a CDS encoding glutamine--tRNA ligase/YqeY domain fusion protein has product MSEHKDFLRTIVEEDLKEGKYKEVVTRFPPEPNGFPHIGHAKSIYINFGIARDYHGHCNLRMDDTDPTKEDTKYVEALKDAVKWLGFNWGENVYFTSDYFPKLYNYAVQLIKMGKAYVDSLNEEEIKEYRGTVTQPGLRSKYADRSIEENLDLFERMKKGEFKDGEHVLRAKIDMSAANMKMRDPLLYRIRHVHHFRAGDEWFIYPMYDFAHCLSDYIEGVTHSICTLEFENNRDIYDWVLDTLELEPPRPYQHEFARLGINYTVMSKRKLLELVEGKYVSGWDDPRMPTIAGYKRRGYTPESILNFCDQIGIAKANSMVDVSQLEFCIRDDLNKKAPRVMCVLEPLKVTIINYEGSEEIDASYYPHDVPKEGSRKVPFSNELYIERDDFMENPVKGYNRLTLEQPVRLRHAYIITCKELIKDAKGNIIEIKAQYHPDSKSGSDTSGIKVKSAIQWVDAKKAKTIEVRLYDRLYKNEAPEGLEDLNPDSLKIIKNALVEPAVITEKPDERFQFERQGYFYADPVDYTEENPVFNKIVGLKDSWTKKSKTENKPKQEVKKVQIHGEEAPMNETQKALFDKYVDELKLNNEVANILARDESLSKFYEEALNVFNSPVHLANIVANEVAKELKEKEINKLKFNAKQIAQLIKMVEEETISNKIAKQVFEQMSKTGENPTQIVEAKGLVQISNPAVILPIIEEIIAKNPEMKAKYQAGNEKLLGFFVGQVLKTTGGKANPKVVNELVAQKLK; this is encoded by the coding sequence ATGAGTGAACACAAAGATTTTTTACGTACAATAGTTGAAGAGGACTTAAAAGAGGGCAAATATAAAGAGGTTGTCACAAGATTTCCTCCCGAGCCTAATGGATTCCCACATATTGGACATGCCAAATCTATTTATATAAATTTCGGTATTGCACGTGATTATCATGGTCACTGTAATCTTAGAATGGATGATACCGACCCTACAAAAGAAGATACAAAATATGTTGAAGCTCTAAAAGATGCCGTAAAATGGCTTGGATTTAACTGGGGAGAGAATGTATATTTTACTTCCGATTATTTTCCTAAACTATACAATTATGCAGTTCAGCTTATTAAAATGGGGAAAGCATATGTTGACAGTCTAAATGAAGAAGAGATAAAAGAGTATAGAGGAACGGTAACGCAACCTGGGTTAAGAAGTAAATATGCAGACCGTTCTATTGAAGAGAATCTAGACCTTTTTGAAAGAATGAAAAAAGGTGAATTTAAAGACGGAGAACATGTACTTAGAGCAAAAATAGATATGAGTGCCGCAAATATGAAAATGAGAGACCCGCTTTTGTATCGTATTAGACATGTTCACCATTTCAGAGCAGGAGATGAATGGTTTATTTATCCGATGTATGATTTTGCACATTGTTTATCTGATTATATAGAAGGAGTTACCCACTCTATTTGTACCTTAGAATTTGAAAATAACCGTGATATTTACGATTGGGTATTAGATACCCTTGAACTTGAGCCTCCAAGACCCTACCAACATGAATTTGCAAGACTTGGAATCAACTACACGGTTATGAGTAAAAGAAAACTTTTGGAACTTGTCGAAGGTAAATACGTTAGCGGTTGGGATGATCCTAGAATGCCTACAATTGCAGGATATAAAAGAAGAGGATATACTCCTGAATCTATTTTAAACTTCTGCGATCAAATAGGTATTGCAAAAGCAAACTCTATGGTTGATGTTTCACAACTTGAATTTTGTATTAGAGATGATTTAAATAAAAAAGCACCTCGTGTTATGTGTGTACTTGAACCTTTAAAAGTGACAATTATAAATTATGAAGGCAGTGAAGAAATTGACGCTTCATACTACCCTCATGACGTACCAAAAGAGGGTTCAAGAAAAGTTCCTTTTTCTAATGAACTTTATATTGAACGTGACGATTTTATGGAAAATCCCGTAAAAGGATACAACCGTCTTACACTTGAACAACCTGTACGTCTAAGACATGCTTATATTATTACTTGCAAAGAGCTAATTAAAGATGCCAAAGGCAATATCATAGAGATAAAAGCCCAATACCACCCCGACTCTAAAAGCGGTAGTGATACCAGCGGTATAAAAGTTAAAAGTGCTATTCAATGGGTTGATGCAAAAAAAGCAAAAACTATTGAAGTAAGACTTTATGACAGATTATATAAAAACGAAGCACCGGAAGGATTAGAAGATTTAAATCCCGATTCTTTGAAAATCATCAAAAATGCACTTGTGGAACCTGCTGTTATAACAGAGAAACCCGATGAAAGATTTCAGTTTGAAAGACAAGGATATTTTTATGCGGATCCTGTTGACTACACAGAAGAAAACCCCGTATTTAATAAAATTGTAGGATTAAAAGACTCTTGGACTAAAAAATCAAAAACCGAAAATAAACCTAAACAAGAAGTTAAGAAAGTACAAATACACGGTGAAGAAGCACCTATGAATGAAACTCAAAAAGCACTTTTTGATAAATATGTAGATGAGCTTAAACTAAATAATGAGGTAGCAAATATTTTAGCAAGAGATGAGAGTTTATCAAAATTTTACGAAGAAGCTTTAAACGTATTCAACAGTCCCGTACATCTTGCAAATATAGTAGCAAATGAAGTAGCCAAAGAGCTAAAAGAGAAAGAAATAAATAAGCTGAAATTCAATGCAAAGCAAATTGCCCAACTTATTAAAATGGTTGAGGAAGAGACTATTTCAAACAAAATTGCAAAACAAGTATTTGAGCAAATGTCTAAAACAGGAGAGAATCCGACACAAATAGTTGAAGCAAAAGGACTTGTTCAAATAAGCAACCCCGCAGTAATTTTACCTATAATTGAGGAAATAATTGCAAAAAATCCTGAAATGAAAGCCAAATATCAAGCAGGTAATGAAAAACTTTTAGGATTTTTTGTAGGACAAGTACTTAAAACTACAGGCGGAAAGGCAAATCCAAAAGTTGTAAACGAGCTTGTTGCACAAAAGTTAAAATAA
- a CDS encoding AAA family ATPase, translating to MSIVSLSLPKNVLHNQSQVLEFDKIATFIGGNGSGKSTILKSIFDEKLKGSTYQDYKIVCFSSGQNESYSKNFGDYLNAERAKRNALNLDCFYYDKLWSMLLIFLATTSKQDGEVRTFLKQKNYIHENDFEEDESTKLLFDVKVDDTYANIVQQSLEDEAKGKTDVITNKAYFRTLDNFITTLVKEDYEFKESLKEEIQLDQNKLSRVSFEIDEGASFNPKVMFFTQAADNNYFIVKESFELIFEKDEKILHLSDLSDGEYQLLFLYSLIDLFDSENTLFLLDEADSHLHYKNIEKLWQVYFQAQGSIITTTHLLDSIVKAGTERLKMIEKGKIEPSTDPYKLLQRLDSLSDLTMMQHKIASMYKNVVLMDNANDWEIFKLLVQRKLSDKKTAKEIEDSLSEFICLSVSSSFHTKGMDINEFGDNKISWVRSFEKALNDSFVKGIPTMTKHAFLICDGDEFPKNLIKDDNYPSEIDSLNFTKKEKSRRKKEMAKPTSNNNLSKRVLLTWKRREIKHYLLSFTALSTSAKVINDKLPYMCYLKQNDECDYIDKDKKIYNEQLSRIPSDIVKNIIDPYINVDKKGFCSIEAQKYINKIPKEEISEDIVNMYNYLVGENE from the coding sequence ATGTCAATAGTTTCATTGAGCTTACCCAAAAATGTTTTACACAATCAATCACAAGTTTTAGAATTTGATAAGATAGCAACTTTTATAGGTGGAAATGGTTCAGGTAAATCTACTATTTTAAAATCTATATTTGATGAAAAACTAAAAGGTTCTACATATCAAGATTATAAGATTGTATGCTTTTCGTCTGGTCAAAATGAAAGTTATTCTAAAAATTTTGGTGATTACTTAAATGCCGAAAGAGCTAAAAGAAATGCATTAAACTTAGATTGCTTTTATTATGATAAATTATGGTCTATGTTATTAATTTTTTTAGCTACTACAAGTAAACAAGATGGAGAAGTACGTACTTTTTTAAAACAAAAGAATTATATTCATGAAAATGATTTTGAAGAGGATGAATCAACAAAACTTTTATTTGATGTAAAAGTGGATGATACATATGCAAATATAGTACAACAATCACTAGAAGATGAAGCTAAAGGTAAAACAGATGTTATTACAAATAAAGCTTACTTTAGAACTTTAGATAATTTTATAACTACATTAGTTAAAGAAGATTATGAATTCAAAGAGTCATTAAAAGAAGAAATTCAATTAGATCAAAATAAACTTTCTAGGGTTTCATTTGAAATAGATGAAGGTGCATCATTTAATCCAAAGGTTATGTTTTTTACACAAGCGGCAGATAACAACTATTTTATTGTAAAAGAGAGTTTTGAGCTTATATTTGAAAAAGATGAAAAAATTTTACATTTAAGTGATTTAAGTGATGGAGAATATCAACTACTTTTTTTATACTCTTTAATAGATTTATTTGATAGTGAAAATACTCTATTTTTACTAGACGAAGCAGACTCACATCTTCACTATAAAAATATTGAAAAGTTGTGGCAAGTATATTTTCAAGCACAGGGTTCTATTATCACTACTACGCATTTATTAGATTCAATTGTAAAAGCAGGAACTGAAAGATTAAAAATGATTGAAAAAGGGAAAATTGAGCCTTCAACTGATCCTTATAAATTACTCCAGAGATTAGACAGTTTATCTGATTTGACAATGATGCAGCATAAAATAGCTTCGATGTATAAAAATGTTGTATTGATGGATAATGCTAATGATTGGGAGATATTTAAATTATTAGTTCAAAGAAAACTATCTGATAAAAAAACTGCTAAAGAAATTGAAGATAGTTTATCTGAATTTATTTGTTTAAGTGTTTCTTCTAGCTTTCACACTAAAGGTATGGATATAAATGAGTTTGGTGATAATAAAATTAGTTGGGTAAGAAGTTTTGAAAAAGCTTTAAATGATTCTTTTGTTAAAGGTATCCCAACAATGACAAAGCATGCTTTTTTAATATGTGATGGAGATGAATTTCCAAAAAATCTTATTAAAGATGATAATTACCCTTCTGAAATTGATAGTCTTAACTTTACTAAAAAAGAGAAGAGTAGAAGAAAAAAAGAAATGGCTAAGCCTACAAGTAATAATAATTTATCTAAAAGAGTATTGTTAACATGGAAAAGAAGAGAAATAAAGCACTATCTTCTTTCTTTCACTGCTTTATCAACATCAGCTAAAGTTATAAATGATAAATTACCTTATATGTGTTATCTAAAACAAAATGATGAATGTGATTATATAGACAAAGATAAAAAAATATATAATGAACAATTATCAAGAATTCCATCTGATATAGTAAAAAATATTATTGATCCTTATATAAATGTAGATAAAAAAGGTTTTTGTTCTATAGAAGCACAAAAATATATAAATAAAATACCTAAAGAGGAAATTAGTGAAGATATTGTTAATATGTATAATTATTTGGTAGGTGAAAATGAATAA
- a CDS encoding DsrE family protein, which yields MKSLFFKFMLSFLAFGLFANLQAKEINDSAALKGVKETKSVFLIDFTNVQKTAFYLNIIEGTHKGLISQGVKPNMVLVFIGETVKFLSTKQDEAFEMENEESLESIQNSIKRLAALGVRMEVCAVATKVFHVDNSTIPKEMNLVGDGFISLIGWQTQGHKLVPIF from the coding sequence ATGAAAAGTTTATTTTTCAAATTTATGTTATCATTTCTGGCATTTGGACTGTTTGCAAATTTACAGGCAAAAGAGATTAATGACAGTGCTGCTTTAAAGGGTGTAAAAGAGACAAAAAGCGTATTTTTAATTGATTTTACAAATGTTCAAAAAACAGCATTTTATTTGAATATAATAGAAGGAACACATAAAGGCTTAATCTCTCAAGGAGTAAAACCAAATATGGTTTTGGTTTTTATAGGAGAGACGGTTAAGTTTTTAAGTACAAAACAAGATGAGGCTTTTGAAATGGAAAATGAAGAGTCTTTGGAATCGATTCAAAATTCAATAAAAAGATTGGCTGCTTTAGGCGTAAGAATGGAAGTCTGTGCAGTAGCGACAAAAGTTTTTCATGTTGATAACAGTACAATTCCAAAAGAGATGAATCTTGTAGGCGATGGTTTTATCTCTTTAATCGGCTGGCAAACTCAAGGGCATAAGTTAGTTCCGATATTTTAG
- a CDS encoding methyltransferase domain-containing protein yields the protein MKTQPTIKQAFEKDLTYDQNLAIEYHNLGLLYKENKEYEKALVFFKKAIKLNREFYICIYDMAMTYDKLNKFELCFFYLEKAIKINPDFYEALYSMAQYYRKMKNEKKMQEFLQKTLQKRSDHPGANHLLSSLNGESSSYSLEYARDLFDRYADFFEDHLVNTLNYKVPFIIKEKLKSLNPPKNSRILDLGCGTGLLGKTLIEVFPNLVGVDISSNMIKETRKKDIYTELYINDIDTFLLKNEQEFDLIIAPDVFIYITDLQTIFSSVKKSLNHSGYFIFTIEPLMEITTENCQLEKSGRVSHTIKYVKSLCKNNGFEIIENEEITLREENKIGQKGVVFILKAFPE from the coding sequence ATGAAAACACAACCTACTATTAAACAGGCTTTTGAAAAAGATTTGACGTATGACCAAAACTTGGCAATAGAGTATCATAATCTTGGATTATTATATAAAGAGAACAAAGAATATGAAAAGGCGCTTGTCTTTTTTAAAAAAGCTATTAAATTAAATAGAGAGTTTTATATATGTATTTATGATATGGCTATGACCTATGATAAGCTAAACAAATTTGAGCTTTGTTTTTTTTATTTAGAAAAAGCAATAAAAATAAATCCTGACTTTTATGAAGCACTTTATTCAATGGCACAATACTATAGAAAAATGAAAAATGAAAAAAAGATGCAGGAGTTTCTTCAAAAAACTCTACAAAAGAGATCTGACCATCCGGGAGCAAATCATCTATTATCATCATTGAATGGAGAGTCAAGCAGCTATTCTTTAGAATATGCTAGAGATCTTTTTGATAGGTATGCTGATTTTTTTGAAGATCATCTTGTAAATACTCTAAACTATAAAGTCCCATTTATTATAAAAGAGAAGTTGAAATCTTTAAATCCTCCAAAAAATTCCAGAATTTTAGATTTGGGATGTGGTACGGGACTATTAGGAAAGACTCTTATAGAGGTATTTCCCAATTTAGTCGGTGTTGATATATCTTCTAATATGATAAAAGAAACAAGAAAAAAAGATATATATACTGAACTTTATATCAATGATATAGATACTTTTCTTTTAAAAAATGAACAAGAATTTGACCTGATTATAGCTCCTGATGTTTTTATATATATTACAGATTTACAAACTATCTTTTCTTCTGTTAAGAAGTCTCTTAATCATAGTGGTTATTTTATCTTTACCATTGAACCTTTAATGGAAATTACTACGGAAAATTGCCAATTAGAAAAAAGTGGAAGGGTTTCACATACTATAAAGTATGTGAAGTCTTTATGTAAGAATAATGGGTTTGAGATTATAGAAAATGAGGAGATTACCCTAAGAGAGGAAAATAAAATCGGTCAAAAAGGGGTTGTCTTTATATTAAAAGCTTTTCCTGAGTAA
- a CDS encoding response regulator has product MKKVLLIDDDELVLYALKKYLERKGFEVETLSSGQKAVKKYESFKPDIIVSDIIMPDIEGIELITTIRSIDANIPIIAISGGSRRLDTSYLISAELIGANASLEKPFEEEELVEYINKLTA; this is encoded by the coding sequence ATGAAAAAAGTTTTATTAATAGATGATGATGAATTGGTATTGTATGCACTGAAAAAATATCTTGAGAGAAAAGGTTTTGAAGTTGAAACACTATCCTCAGGACAAAAAGCAGTTAAAAAATACGAAAGTTTTAAACCCGATATTATTGTAAGCGATATAATAATGCCTGATATCGAAGGAATAGAACTTATAACAACAATAAGAAGTATTGATGCAAATATACCTATTATCGCTATTTCAGGAGGAAGTAGACGCTTAGATACTTCATATTTAATAAGTGCCGAGTTAATCGGGGCAAATGCAAGTTTGGAAAAACCCTTTGAAGAAGAAGAGTTGGTTGAGTATATAAACAAACTAACCGCTTAA
- a CDS encoding protein adenylyltransferase SelO family protein, whose translation MKENSPKIIENFKELAKLSDYSFVEKLNSDPDAKFNAENKMPREVFSGHYVSVKPTPIKDPVYISHSKNFFKELGFSEALIKSDDFIKMFSGEISKVPQPMKDTGWATGYALSIYGTEYYAQCPFQTGNGYGDGRAISILEAVLNGKRWEFQLKGAGRTPYCRGADGRAVLRSSVREFLAQEHMNSLNVPTSRSLTLFTSKKEQVSRPWFRNNSYSKDPELMIEEDVAITTRVAPSFIRVGQVELFGRRARKNEHSEALKELEMIVLHLIDREYSKEINQDLKLEEKVILLAKQFQNRLTSLVANWIRVGYCQGNFNSDNCAAGGFTLDFGPFGFIDMFDPRYQPWTGGGLHFSFFNQPQAAFENYQSFISALKPLLKSTPNSLQELEIVEKEFPKTMQREIENMWANKLGLDEFDSNLFNELINLMIETKVDYTIFFRELSNLPSSIEELEKSFYSNSFENENLKSRWSIWLNRWKEKIEKESKEELSRKMKLVNPKYTLREWHLVPAYQEAQNGNYKLVRELQEVMTNPYDEQSKEIEVKYYAKKPSDYFGLAGISHVSCSS comes from the coding sequence ATGAAAGAAAATTCCCCAAAAATAATAGAAAATTTTAAAGAACTGGCTAAATTAAGTGATTACTCATTTGTAGAAAAACTTAACAGTGATCCCGATGCAAAATTCAATGCAGAAAATAAAATGCCAAGAGAGGTGTTTAGTGGGCATTATGTAAGCGTAAAACCAACACCAATAAAAGACCCCGTATATATTTCACATAGTAAAAACTTTTTTAAAGAGTTAGGTTTTAGTGAAGCTCTTATAAAATCAGATGATTTCATTAAAATGTTTTCAGGAGAGATTTCTAAAGTACCTCAACCTATGAAAGATACAGGTTGGGCAACAGGATATGCCCTATCTATTTACGGTACTGAATATTATGCACAATGTCCTTTCCAAACGGGAAATGGATATGGAGACGGTAGAGCAATTTCAATTCTTGAAGCGGTTTTAAACGGTAAAAGATGGGAGTTTCAACTAAAAGGTGCAGGAAGAACTCCATATTGCAGAGGTGCCGATGGACGTGCAGTTTTAAGATCAAGTGTAAGGGAGTTTTTAGCCCAAGAGCATATGAACTCTCTAAACGTTCCGACCTCAAGGTCTTTAACCCTATTTACCTCAAAAAAAGAGCAGGTAAGCAGACCTTGGTTTAGGAATAACTCTTATTCAAAAGATCCTGAGCTTATGATAGAAGAAGATGTTGCAATAACTACAAGAGTAGCACCCTCTTTTATCCGTGTCGGACAAGTTGAACTTTTTGGAAGACGAGCTAGGAAAAATGAGCACAGTGAAGCTTTAAAAGAGTTAGAAATGATTGTATTACATCTAATTGACAGAGAGTATAGCAAAGAGATAAATCAAGATCTAAAATTAGAAGAGAAAGTGATACTCTTAGCAAAACAGTTTCAAAATCGTCTTACATCTTTAGTTGCTAACTGGATACGCGTTGGATACTGCCAAGGTAATTTTAACAGTGATAACTGTGCTGCTGGAGGTTTTACTCTGGATTTTGGACCTTTTGGATTTATAGATATGTTTGATCCTAGATATCAACCTTGGACGGGAGGAGGATTACACTTTTCATTTTTCAATCAACCCCAAGCTGCCTTTGAAAACTATCAATCATTTATTAGTGCTTTAAAACCGCTACTTAAATCAACTCCCAATAGTTTACAAGAGCTTGAAATTGTAGAAAAAGAATTCCCTAAAACAATGCAAAGAGAGATAGAAAATATGTGGGCTAATAAACTAGGATTGGATGAATTTGATAGTAATCTATTTAATGAACTAATAAATCTTATGATAGAAACAAAAGTAGACTATACCATATTTTTTAGAGAACTTTCAAATCTACCAAGCAGTATAGAAGAACTTGAAAAAAGTTTTTATAGCAATAGTTTTGAAAATGAAAATCTTAAATCAAGATGGTCTATTTGGCTAAATAGATGGAAAGAAAAAATAGAAAAAGAGTCAAAAGAAGAACTCTCTAGAAAGATGAAACTTGTCAATCCAAAATATACTTTAAGAGAGTGGCATTTAGTTCCTGCCTATCAAGAAGCACAAAATGGAAACTATAAATTAGTACGTGAGTTACAAGAAGTGATGACAAATCCATATGATGAACAAAGTAAAGAAATAGAAGTGAAATATTATGCAAAAAAACCATCAGATTATTTTGGACTTGCCGGGATATCTCATGTTAGTTGTTCTTCATAG